A single region of the Pararhodospirillum photometricum DSM 122 genome encodes:
- a CDS encoding O-acetylhomoserine aminocarboxypropyltransferase: MSDLAPLSYPDAQIRRILAQVRTLAVVGASANWNRPSYFVMKYLQGKGYRVIPVNPGIAGQELLGETVVASLRDIGEPVDMVQVFRRSDQVGPVVDEAIALGIGVVWMQLGVRNDEAAARAEAAGLEVIMDRCPKIEYGRLGGELGWSGVNTGLIHNHPPEPPRARPRKDHDQAPRGQAYGFETRAIHAGAAPDLATGARITPIYQTASYVFEDTDQAASLFNLHTFGNIYSRLTNPTVSVLEERVAALEGGRAAVAAASGHAAQFLAFFTLLEPGDCFLASRNLYGGSLTQFSQSFKRLGWRCAFVDPTDPENFRRALTPDCKAIFVESLANPGGIVVDLEAVAAIAHEAGVPLIVDNTLASPFLCQPLAWGADLVCHSTTKFLAGHGNALGGVVVESGRFNWAQNDKFPSLTKPEPAYHGLTFYETFGDFAFTTKARAVALRDFGPALAPMNAFLTLTGIETLPLRMERHVANALAVARFLDQDPRVAWVSYAGLPSSPFHALATKYLPKGPGAVFTFGVKGGFEAGTRVVERVRLFSHLANVGDTRSLILHPASTTHRQLSDEQRLAAGAGPDVVRLSVGLESVDDLIRDLDQALG; encoded by the coding sequence ATGAGTGATCTTGCGCCCTTGTCCTATCCCGATGCTCAGATCCGGCGGATTCTGGCCCAGGTTCGGACCCTTGCGGTGGTTGGAGCCAGTGCCAACTGGAACCGGCCGAGCTACTTTGTAATGAAGTATCTTCAGGGCAAGGGCTACCGGGTCATCCCCGTCAACCCGGGGATCGCCGGCCAGGAACTGCTGGGCGAAACCGTGGTGGCCAGTCTGCGCGACATTGGCGAGCCCGTGGACATGGTCCAGGTGTTTCGCCGCTCCGATCAGGTGGGGCCGGTGGTGGACGAGGCCATCGCCCTTGGGATCGGCGTGGTGTGGATGCAATTGGGCGTGCGCAACGATGAAGCCGCCGCCCGGGCCGAGGCCGCCGGGCTGGAGGTCATCATGGACCGCTGCCCCAAGATCGAATACGGCCGGCTGGGCGGCGAGTTGGGCTGGAGCGGCGTCAACACCGGCCTGATCCACAACCATCCCCCCGAGCCGCCGCGCGCCCGGCCGCGCAAGGATCACGACCAAGCGCCGCGCGGTCAGGCCTATGGCTTCGAGACCCGGGCCATCCATGCCGGGGCGGCGCCCGATCTGGCCACCGGGGCGCGCATCACCCCAATTTATCAGACGGCCTCCTATGTGTTCGAGGATACGGATCAGGCGGCGTCGCTGTTCAATCTGCATACCTTTGGCAATATTTACTCGCGGCTGACCAACCCGACGGTGTCGGTTCTCGAGGAGCGGGTGGCGGCGCTGGAGGGCGGACGGGCCGCTGTGGCTGCCGCCTCGGGCCATGCGGCCCAGTTTCTTGCCTTCTTTACCCTGCTGGAGCCCGGCGACTGCTTTCTCGCCTCGCGCAACCTTTATGGCGGCTCGCTGACCCAGTTCAGCCAGTCGTTCAAGCGCCTGGGCTGGCGCTGCGCCTTTGTCGATCCCACCGACCCGGAAAACTTCCGCCGCGCCCTGACCCCTGACTGCAAGGCCATCTTTGTGGAAAGCCTCGCCAACCCGGGCGGCATCGTCGTGGACCTGGAAGCCGTGGCCGCCATCGCCCACGAGGCCGGCGTGCCCCTCATCGTCGATAACACCCTGGCCAGCCCCTTCCTGTGCCAGCCCCTGGCCTGGGGCGCCGACTTGGTGTGTCACTCCACCACCAAGTTTCTCGCCGGCCACGGCAACGCCCTGGGCGGCGTGGTCGTCGAGTCCGGGCGCTTCAACTGGGCGCAAAACGACAAGTTCCCCTCGCTGACCAAGCCCGAACCCGCCTACCACGGCTTGACCTTTTACGAGACCTTTGGCGACTTTGCCTTCACCACCAAGGCCCGCGCCGTCGCCCTGCGCGACTTCGGCCCGGCCCTAGCCCCGATGAACGCCTTCCTGACCCTCACCGGCATCGAAACCTTGCCGCTGCGCATGGAGCGCCACGTTGCCAACGCGCTGGCCGTCGCCCGTTTTCTCGACCAGGATCCCCGCGTGGCCTGGGTTTCTTACGCCGGCTTGCCCTCCAGCCCTTTCCACGCCCTGGCCACCAAATATCTGCCCAAGGGGCCGGGCGCCGTCTTTACCTTCGGCGTCAAAGGCGGGTTCGAGGCCGGGACCCGGGTGGTCGAGCGCGTCCGCCTGTTCTCTCACCTCGCCAACGTCGGCGACACCCGCAGCCTGATCTTGCACCCGGCCTCCACCACTCATCGCCAACTGAGCGACGAGCAGCGTCTTGCTGCTGGTGCCGGGCCCGATGTCGTGCGCTTGTCCGTGGGCCTGGAATCCGTGGACGATCTGATCCGCGATCTCGACCAAGCCTTGGGCTGA
- a CDS encoding nucleoside recognition protein yields the protein MKSALFKKEGGQEGHEQKKKRGLGHRPRRGSGQQPRIAATSTRLCQAKEAFVSAAFIFLRTTFLEGLRTYWTLVRLMIPVMIGVKVLVELGLLPVLARLAAPVMQVAGLPAETGLVWASALLVNLYGGAVVLLALLPTMPLTACQATVIGLMMLMAHAIPLEQSIARRAGVAFVFSALLRVGGAFAAGALFALVCQSLGWLQGPAPVLLTAMSGSGVQQGAWDVWALDSLRSLAMILGIVISLVFLLRVLDRLGVTARLTRMLSPVLGRVGIGGRAMPLTMVGVLLGLSYGGALIIREAQAGSIPRRQVFLAVCLLSLTHSLIEDTLFVMALGAHWMGIVVWRVAFTLAVIWCLDRLLDRLPEPVSERVFYAGSSSKT from the coding sequence TTGAAAAGCGCGCTTTTCAAAAAGGAGGGGGGACAGGAGGGCCATGAACAGAAGAAAAAAAGGGGTCTGGGGCATCGCCCCAGGCGGGGCTCGGGGCAGCAGCCCCGAATTGCCGCGACAAGCACCAGGCTCTGTCAAGCAAAGGAGGCCTTCGTGTCCGCGGCTTTTATTTTTCTCCGCACTACGTTTCTTGAGGGCTTGCGAACCTATTGGACGTTGGTGCGCCTGATGATTCCGGTGATGATCGGGGTCAAGGTTCTGGTCGAACTGGGGTTGTTGCCGGTGTTGGCGCGCCTCGCCGCTCCGGTGATGCAGGTGGCGGGGCTGCCCGCCGAGACCGGGCTGGTGTGGGCGTCGGCGTTGCTGGTCAACCTGTATGGTGGCGCGGTGGTGCTCCTGGCCCTGCTTCCCACCATGCCGTTGACGGCCTGCCAAGCCACGGTGATTGGCCTGATGATGCTGATGGCCCACGCGATTCCTCTGGAGCAGAGCATCGCGCGCCGGGCCGGGGTGGCTTTTGTCTTTTCGGCGCTGTTGCGGGTGGGCGGGGCGTTTGCGGCGGGGGCGTTGTTTGCGTTGGTTTGCCAGAGCCTGGGCTGGCTTCAGGGACCGGCACCGGTGCTGCTGACGGCCATGAGTGGCTCGGGCGTGCAGCAAGGGGCCTGGGATGTGTGGGCTCTCGACTCCCTGCGCTCGCTGGCGATGATTCTGGGTATTGTGATCAGCTTGGTGTTTTTGCTGCGGGTGCTTGATCGCCTGGGCGTGACGGCGCGCCTGACCCGAATGCTGTCGCCGGTGCTGGGCCGGGTAGGGATTGGCGGGCGGGCCATGCCGCTCACCATGGTGGGGGTGTTGCTGGGCTTGTCGTATGGCGGGGCCTTGATCATCCGCGAGGCCCAGGCCGGAAGTATTCCTCGGCGGCAGGTGTTTTTGGCCGTGTGCCTCCTCAGTCTAACCCATAGCCTGATCGAGGATACCCTGTTCGTGATGGCACTGGGGGCGCACTGGATGGGGATTGTGGTGTGGCGGGTTGCCTTTACCTTGGCCGTGATCTGGTGCCTCGATCGCTTACTTGACCGCCTGCCCGAGCCGGTGAGCGAGCGTGTCTTTTATGCCGGGTCCAGTAGCAAGACTTGA
- a CDS encoding 6-phosphofructokinase yields the protein MFKGKVLVAQGGGPTAVINQSMVGAVLESRKFRNVELVYGAAHGVRGIVDEEFLDLTQETTHNLEMVAETPSSALGSTRDKPDLKYCQEIFKVLKAHEIGYFFYIGGNDSSDTVRIVSDEAKNAGYDLRCVHIPKTIDNDLMVNDHTPGFPSAARFVAQAFMGINLDNWALPGVYIGVVMGRHAGFLTAASALGKKFPDDGPHLIYLPERTFDPEQFVADVKRVYDTYGRCVVAVSEGIHDATGAPIITRLTDQVERDAHGNVQLSGTGALADLLVDLVKKKTGIKRVRGDTLGYLQRSFVGCVSDVDQREAREVGEKAVQFAMWGSRDGSVTIHRTGFYSVDYHFTELTEVAGKTRVMPDNFIAASGNDVTDAFLMYLRPLLGRGLPDAYRLRNNYVPKVLNP from the coding sequence ATGTTCAAGGGTAAGGTTCTTGTCGCCCAGGGCGGCGGACCCACGGCCGTCATCAACCAGTCCATGGTCGGCGCGGTTTTGGAATCGCGCAAGTTCCGCAATGTCGAGTTGGTGTACGGCGCCGCCCATGGCGTGCGCGGCATCGTCGATGAGGAATTCCTCGACCTGACCCAGGAGACGACTCACAACCTGGAGATGGTGGCCGAGACCCCCTCGTCCGCGCTGGGCTCAACGCGCGACAAGCCGGATTTGAAATATTGCCAGGAGATCTTCAAGGTCCTGAAGGCCCATGAGATCGGCTATTTCTTTTACATCGGCGGCAACGACTCCTCGGATACCGTACGCATTGTGTCGGACGAGGCGAAGAACGCCGGGTATGACCTGCGCTGCGTCCACATCCCCAAGACCATCGACAACGACCTGATGGTCAACGACCACACCCCGGGCTTTCCCTCGGCGGCGCGCTTCGTGGCCCAGGCCTTCATGGGCATCAACCTCGACAACTGGGCCCTACCTGGGGTGTACATTGGCGTTGTCATGGGCCGCCATGCCGGCTTTTTGACCGCCGCCAGCGCGCTGGGCAAGAAGTTCCCCGACGACGGCCCCCACCTGATCTACCTGCCCGAGCGGACCTTTGATCCCGAGCAGTTTGTCGCCGACGTCAAGCGGGTTTACGACACCTACGGCCGTTGCGTGGTCGCGGTGTCCGAAGGCATCCACGATGCGACCGGCGCGCCGATCATCACCCGCCTGACCGATCAGGTCGAGCGCGATGCTCACGGCAACGTCCAGCTCTCCGGCACCGGCGCCCTGGCCGACCTGCTGGTTGATCTCGTCAAGAAAAAGACCGGGATCAAGCGGGTGCGCGGCGATACCCTGGGCTACCTCCAGCGCTCCTTCGTCGGCTGCGTCTCCGACGTGGACCAACGCGAGGCCCGCGAGGTCGGGGAAAAGGCGGTGCAGTTCGCCATGTGGGGCTCGCGCGATGGGTCGGTCACCATCCATCGCACCGGTTTCTACTCGGTCGATTATCATTTCACCGAACTGACCGAGGTCGCCGGCAAGACCCGCGTTATGCCCGACAACTTCATCGCCGCCAGCGGCAACGACGTGACCGACGCCTTCTTGATGTATCTGCGTCCGTTGCTGGGCCGGGGCCTGCCCGACGCCTATCGCCTGCGCAACAACTACGTCCCGAAGGTTCTGAACCCCTAA
- a CDS encoding response regulator, translating into MDILLVEDNPGDARLASEAFKEGGLPTILHMVQDGIEAMAFLRREPHYSTVPRPDLILLDLNLPRKDGREVLAELKQDPDLKRIPVIVLTTSQAEADIMRSYDLHANCYIVKPVDFDQFIDVVRGIEQFWCTLVKLPPR; encoded by the coding sequence ATGGACATCCTTCTGGTTGAAGACAACCCGGGTGATGCCCGTTTGGCGTCAGAGGCCTTCAAAGAGGGCGGCCTGCCCACCATTTTGCATATGGTGCAAGATGGGATCGAGGCCATGGCCTTTCTGCGCCGCGAGCCCCATTACAGCACCGTCCCTCGACCTGATCTGATTTTGCTCGACCTCAACTTGCCTCGCAAGGATGGGCGCGAGGTGCTGGCCGAATTGAAGCAAGATCCCGATCTCAAGCGCATTCCGGTCATCGTCCTCACGACGTCGCAGGCCGAGGCCGATATCATGCGCAGTTACGATCTTCACGCGAATTGTTACATCGTTAAGCCGGTTGATTTCGACCAGTTTATTGATGTGGTGCGCGGGATTGAACAGTTCTGGTGCACGTTGGTCAAGCTGCCGCCGCGTTAA
- the gcvPB gene encoding aminomethyl-transferring glycine dehydrogenase subunit GcvPB translates to MSPTPTISGHRGLDHEEPLIFELDHPGATGVDLPEPDTLPDRLGGLTRTTSLGLPGLSEPEVVRHYTRLSRQNYHIDGGFYPLGSCTMKHNPRLNERMARLPGFADVHPFQPEETVQGALALMDRLAHWLKTLTGMPAVALSPAAGAQGELCGVLAIRAALADRGELEQRRIVLVAQSAHGTNPATAAACGFTVEAVPADARGRVDRAAFEARLGPDVAAVMLTNPNTCGLFENDIIALSAAVHAAGGYVYMDGANFNALVGRVRAADLGADAMHINLHKTFSTPHGGGGPGAGPTVLSAALAPFAPLPLVLHDETGFHLIEDERAAHAAGLKPFGRLKGYHGQFGVFVRALAYMLSLGIDGLRQASGDAVLNANYLLASLSDTLSASYPGPCMHEALFDDRFLKDTGVSTLDFAKAMIDEGFHPMTMYFPLVVHGALLMEPTETESRETLDQFIATVKGLAQRAQAGDVAFFKAAPTRTPRRRLDETRAARQPVLRWQALV, encoded by the coding sequence ATGAGCCCGACCCCGACGATTTCCGGCCATCGCGGCCTGGACCACGAAGAGCCCCTGATTTTTGAACTGGATCATCCCGGCGCCACCGGGGTGGACCTGCCCGAGCCGGATACGCTGCCCGATCGCCTGGGCGGTCTGACCCGCACCACGTCCTTGGGATTGCCCGGCCTTAGCGAGCCCGAGGTGGTGCGCCACTATACCCGGCTGTCCCGGCAGAACTACCACATCGACGGCGGCTTTTATCCCTTGGGGTCGTGCACCATGAAGCACAACCCCCGGCTTAACGAGCGCATGGCCCGCCTGCCGGGCTTCGCCGATGTGCATCCCTTCCAGCCCGAGGAAACGGTGCAAGGCGCGCTGGCGCTCATGGACCGGCTGGCCCACTGGCTCAAGACCTTGACCGGCATGCCGGCCGTGGCCTTGTCGCCGGCGGCGGGGGCGCAAGGTGAGCTGTGTGGCGTGTTGGCTATTCGTGCCGCCCTGGCCGATCGTGGCGAGTTGGAGCAGCGTCGGATCGTTTTGGTGGCCCAAAGCGCCCACGGCACCAATCCGGCGACGGCGGCGGCTTGTGGCTTCACCGTCGAGGCAGTGCCGGCCGATGCACGCGGCCGGGTGGATCGGGCGGCCTTCGAGGCCCGGCTGGGACCGGACGTGGCGGCGGTGATGCTCACCAACCCCAACACTTGTGGCCTGTTTGAAAACGATATCATCGCGTTGTCGGCGGCGGTGCACGCGGCCGGCGGCTACGTCTACATGGATGGCGCCAATTTCAACGCCCTGGTCGGCCGGGTGCGGGCCGCTGATTTGGGCGCTGATGCCATGCACATCAATTTGCACAAGACCTTCTCGACGCCGCACGGCGGCGGTGGGCCGGGCGCCGGGCCGACCGTGCTGTCGGCGGCGTTGGCGCCTTTCGCCCCGCTGCCCTTGGTGCTCCACGACGAGACCGGCTTCCACCTGATCGAGGACGAGCGCGCCGCCCACGCCGCCGGGCTCAAGCCTTTTGGCCGCCTGAAAGGCTACCACGGGCAGTTCGGGGTTTTTGTTCGGGCGCTGGCCTATATGCTCAGTCTCGGCATCGACGGCCTTCGCCAAGCGAGCGGCGACGCGGTGCTCAATGCCAACTACCTGTTGGCGTCGCTCTCCGACACCCTGAGCGCCTCGTATCCGGGCCCGTGCATGCACGAGGCCTTGTTCGATGATCGCTTCTTGAAAGACACCGGCGTCAGCACCTTGGACTTCGCCAAGGCGATGATCGACGAGGGCTTCCACCCCATGACCATGTACTTCCCGCTCGTGGTTCACGGCGCCTTGCTGATGGAGCCCACCGAGACGGAAAGTCGGGAGACCCTGGATCAGTTCATCGCCACCGTGAAGGGCTTGGCCCAACGCGCCCAGGCCGGCGATGTCGCCTTCTTCAAAGCCGCCCCAACCCGGACCCCGCGCCGACGCCTAGACGAAACCCGCGCCGCACGCCAACCCGTGTTGCGCTGGCAAGCCTTGGTGTAA
- the gcvPA gene encoding aminomethyl-transferring glycine dehydrogenase subunit GcvPA: MRYLPHTPGDRARMLARIGAASLDDLFSDVPRAALEQAVFDLPSHQGEMAVEQALSALAAQNRPAGAGPCFLGAGCYRHHVPAAVDYLVQRGEFMTAYTPYQPEISQGTLQALFEFQTQVALLTGMEVANASMYDGATACAEAAAMATRVTRRSRVLMSGGLHPHYAAVTTTLLDALGHAPEALAPDPMGLEDLLGRVDSRTACVIVQTPDVFGRLRDLRALAEECHGVGALLVVAVTEPVSLGLIEPPGAMGADIVVAEGHALGSALSFGGPGVGLFATRDKLVRQMPGRLVGETVDEDGRRGFVLTLSTREQHIRREKATSNICTNAGLVALAFSIHLSLLGSEGLARLARINHQRALGLVRRLEKIPGVRVLPQAFFNEVAVLLPQDAGPVVRRLAQGGILAGVPGERLWPTYPELAPVLLIAATETNTDADLDALAAALTEALR, encoded by the coding sequence ATGCGGTATCTCCCCCACACCCCGGGCGACCGGGCGCGGATGCTTGCCCGGATTGGAGCGGCCTCCCTCGACGATCTTTTTAGCGACGTGCCGCGTGCGGCCCTGGAGCAAGCCGTATTCGATCTGCCCTCGCACCAAGGCGAGATGGCGGTTGAGCAGGCCCTGAGCGCGCTAGCGGCGCAAAACCGGCCGGCCGGCGCCGGCCCTTGTTTTCTTGGAGCCGGGTGCTATCGCCACCACGTGCCGGCCGCCGTGGATTATCTGGTGCAGCGCGGCGAGTTCATGACCGCCTACACTCCCTATCAGCCGGAAATCAGTCAGGGCACCTTGCAAGCCCTGTTCGAGTTCCAAACCCAGGTGGCGCTGCTCACTGGGATGGAGGTGGCCAACGCCTCGATGTATGACGGGGCAACGGCCTGCGCCGAGGCGGCGGCCATGGCCACGCGGGTGACGCGGCGCTCGCGGGTGCTGATGAGTGGCGGTCTGCACCCCCACTATGCGGCGGTGACCACCACCTTGCTCGACGCCCTGGGCCACGCGCCCGAGGCCCTGGCCCCCGACCCGATGGGCCTGGAGGATCTGCTGGGCCGGGTGGACAGCCGCACCGCCTGCGTCATTGTGCAAACCCCGGACGTGTTCGGCCGCCTGCGCGATCTGCGGGCCCTGGCCGAGGAATGCCACGGCGTGGGCGCGCTGCTGGTGGTGGCGGTGACCGAGCCGGTATCCTTGGGGCTGATCGAGCCGCCGGGCGCCATGGGGGCCGACATCGTGGTGGCCGAAGGGCATGCCCTGGGCTCGGCCCTGTCGTTTGGCGGGCCAGGGGTTGGCTTGTTTGCCACGCGCGACAAGTTGGTCCGGCAAATGCCCGGGCGTTTGGTCGGCGAGACGGTGGACGAGGACGGCCGGCGCGGTTTTGTCCTGACCCTGTCCACCCGCGAGCAGCACATCCGCCGCGAGAAGGCCACCTCGAACATTTGTACCAACGCCGGTTTGGTGGCTCTGGCCTTTTCTATTCACCTGAGTCTGCTTGGCAGTGAGGGACTGGCCCGGCTGGCCCGGATCAACCACCAGCGGGCGCTGGGACTGGTGCGGCGGTTGGAGAAGATTCCTGGCGTGCGGGTCTTGCCCCAGGCCTTTTTCAATGAAGTGGCGGTGCTGTTGCCGCAAGACGCCGGCCCGGTGGTGCGGCGCTTGGCCCAAGGCGGCATCCTGGCCGGGGTGCCGGGCGAGCGGTTGTGGCCGACCTATCCCGAACTGGCGCCTGTTCTGTTGATCGCGGCGACCGAGACCAACACGGACGCCGACCTGGACGCCCTGGCGGCGGCACTGACGGAGGCCCTGCGATGA
- a CDS encoding diguanylate cyclase domain-containing protein, with translation MGTQKAITILLIEDNPGDSRLIQVLLAEQTAYSFEITARSTLAEGLQALEAHPFDVVLLDLFLPDSQGLGTLRAVLLQAGEVPVVVLSGLDDFDMAVGAVQNGAQDYLVKGKGDGEVIRRAIFNAIERQRYRAQLLLAEAVFNHTDTGMMVTDARGIVTRVNPAFLEVTGFVESEVVGRLSWVWDSDLHDPSFHRDMRRHLETRGTWEGEVWSRRRDGAIHPEWMRVNAVRTPTGAILGYVTIFSDVTFRVRAEEDLVRQATTDPLTGLPNRALFQRILSSGVQRALRYDRLLGLLFIDLDGFKAINDRFGHEAGDDLLREMARRLRRAVRQSDEVARLGGDEFTVLLSELRGLPDAEMVAAKVVQVLGDPVVVEGQSVRVSASVGIATAPAHGIDADQLLRAADEAMYAAKKAGKNRYAFARERSL, from the coding sequence ATGGGCACGCAGAAGGCCATCACCATTCTGCTGATCGAGGATAACCCGGGCGACAGCCGCCTGATTCAGGTCCTTCTCGCGGAGCAGACGGCTTATTCCTTTGAGATCACCGCGCGAAGCACGTTGGCGGAGGGGCTTCAGGCTTTGGAAGCCCATCCCTTCGATGTGGTGCTGCTGGATTTGTTTTTGCCCGATTCCCAGGGTCTTGGCACCTTGCGCGCGGTGTTGTTGCAAGCCGGCGAGGTGCCGGTGGTCGTGCTGTCGGGCCTGGATGATTTCGACATGGCCGTGGGTGCGGTGCAAAATGGGGCCCAGGACTACCTTGTCAAAGGCAAAGGAGACGGCGAGGTCATTCGTCGGGCTATTTTCAACGCCATCGAACGCCAGCGCTACCGCGCCCAGTTGCTGTTGGCCGAGGCTGTGTTCAACCACACCGACACCGGGATGATGGTCACCGATGCCCGGGGCATTGTCACCCGCGTCAACCCGGCCTTTCTCGAGGTCACCGGGTTTGTTGAAAGCGAGGTGGTTGGGCGCCTGTCGTGGGTGTGGGATTCTGACTTGCATGACCCGAGCTTTCATCGAGACATGCGTCGCCACCTGGAAACACGCGGCACCTGGGAGGGTGAGGTGTGGAGTCGGCGGCGCGATGGGGCCATTCATCCCGAATGGATGCGCGTCAACGCCGTGCGGACTCCTACCGGGGCGATTTTGGGGTATGTGACGATTTTTTCCGATGTCACCTTCCGCGTCCGCGCCGAGGAGGACTTGGTGCGCCAAGCCACCACCGATCCCCTGACCGGCTTGCCCAACCGCGCCTTGTTTCAACGGATCTTGAGTTCGGGCGTGCAGCGCGCCTTGCGGTATGACCGGTTGTTAGGCCTGCTGTTTATTGATCTCGATGGCTTCAAGGCCATCAACGATCGCTTTGGCCACGAAGCCGGCGACGACCTGCTGCGCGAAATGGCCCGCCGCCTGCGGCGCGCCGTGCGCCAGTCCGACGAGGTGGCCCGCCTGGGTGGCGACGAGTTCACCGTCTTGTTGAGCGAACTGCGGGGGCTGCCCGACGCCGAGATGGTGGCGGCCAAGGTCGTTCAGGTTCTGGGCGACCCCGTGGTGGTCGAGGGGCAAAGTGTGCGGGTGTCGGCCAGCGTCGGCATCGCCACCGCTCCGGCGCACGGGATCGATGCGGACCAACTCCTTCGCGCCGCCGACGAGGCGATGTATGCCGCCAAAAAGGCCGGCAAGAACCGCTATGCTTTTGCACGCGAACGGAGCCTTTGA
- the hpnA gene encoding hopanoid-associated sugar epimerase, with translation MPLLVTGASGFVGAAVVRALRARGERVRVLVRPTSPRRNLEGLDVEVVEGDLADPASLPAAVAGVHGLYHVAADYRLWTLDPQAMIRTNVDGSVAIVRAAQAAGVERIVYTSSVAVLKPRADGQPADETTPSRAEDMIGPYKLSKFLAEEAVRRLVHEEGAPVVIVNPSTPIGPGDVRPTPTGRLIVEAASGRMPATVDTGLNIVHVDDVAAGHLLAYDKGVIGERYILGGEDRMLGDLLTEVAGLRGRKGPLVRLPHDLIVPLAWAVETWARLTRREKEPFVTLDGLRMARARMFFSCDKARAALGYAPRPASQALADAVTWFYDNGYVR, from the coding sequence ATGCCCCTTCTTGTTACCGGAGCCAGCGGCTTTGTCGGCGCCGCCGTCGTGCGGGCCTTGCGGGCCCGGGGCGAGCGCGTGCGGGTGCTGGTGCGCCCCACCTCGCCTCGTCGCAACCTGGAGGGCTTGGACGTCGAGGTGGTCGAGGGCGATCTCGCCGACCCGGCCTCGCTCCCTGCGGCCGTGGCCGGGGTGCACGGGCTCTACCATGTCGCCGCTGATTACCGGTTGTGGACCCTCGACCCCCAGGCCATGATCCGTACCAACGTGGACGGCTCGGTCGCCATTGTGCGCGCTGCCCAGGCGGCGGGGGTCGAGCGCATCGTTTACACCAGCTCGGTTGCCGTCTTGAAACCCCGGGCCGATGGTCAGCCCGCCGACGAAACCACCCCCAGCCGGGCCGAGGACATGATCGGCCCCTACAAGCTCTCCAAGTTCCTGGCCGAGGAAGCGGTGCGCCGTCTGGTGCACGAGGAGGGGGCGCCGGTGGTCATCGTCAATCCCTCGACACCCATTGGCCCCGGCGACGTGCGGCCCACCCCGACCGGCCGCCTGATCGTCGAGGCCGCCTCGGGCCGCATGCCGGCCACCGTCGATACCGGCCTTAACATCGTCCATGTCGATGACGTGGCCGCCGGCCATCTGCTGGCCTACGATAAGGGCGTGATCGGCGAGCGCTATATTCTGGGCGGCGAAGACCGCATGCTGGGCGACCTGCTAACCGAGGTTGCCGGCCTGCGCGGCCGCAAGGGCCCCCTGGTCCGTCTGCCTCACGACCTGATTGTCCCCCTGGCTTGGGCCGTCGAGACCTGGGCCCGCCTGACCCGCCGGGAAAAAGAGCCGTTTGTGACCCTTGATGGCCTGCGCATGGCCCGGGCCCGCATGTTCTTTTCCTGCGATAAAGCCCGCGCGGCTCTGGGCTACGCGCCCCGCCCGGCCTCCCAGGCTCTCGCCGACGCGGTGACGTGGTTTTATGACAATGGGTATGTGCGGTAG